The window GTGCTGGTTGCCCAGAGGAGGATTTACCCCCATGGTATTGGGACTTCCATACTCTATGGAGTAATATTTTTCATAATGGCTGTTAGCACAGGCTTTATGTCCCATATTCTGGGCTTGATTATAGGTTTTATTGTGGGCTATATATTAACCTACCATGAAGAAGGTAATAGTTAAAATTTTATATGCTGGCGGAGTTCTGAAATTATGGATGTTGTTTCTGTAGGGCATGCAAGCATTGACAGAGTTGAAATTAATGGCATGAGGAAGAAGCAGCCTGGTGGTGCGGGTATTTACTCTGCCATGGCTGCAAATATCTTTGTCGATTCTGCAGTGGTTTCGAGAGTTGGAACTGATTTTCCAGGAGGTTTCTTTACAAATCTGCATGGAATTGGTATTGATATAGCAGGCATAAAGCAGGTCTCTGGTAAGAGCACATTCTTTGATATAAGTTATAATGAGAATAATCAGGCTGTTTACAATACCTACTCCCTTGGTGTTGGTGTGCACATACGCCCTGAGGACATTCCAAAGAAGCACCTCACAGCCGGGGCCTTTCATATTGCTCCCATGGCAGCAAGCAAACAGAGAGCATTTGTAGAGTTTCTGAGGGAGAATACGTATGGGCTTATCTCTTTAAATACCCATGCTGCATACTTCGCAAGATACAGAAAGGAACTTCTCGGGCTTATCCCTGATGTTGATATCTTCACAATAAATGATGAGGAAGCAATGCTTCTAACAAAGACGAAAAGTATTGAGCAGGCAATAAATGCCTTTAAAAAGCTTGAAGCAAATATTGCGGTTATAACCATGGGAGTTTATGGAAGTGTTGTTATTGAGAAGGGAGAGATAAACTTTTCGCCTTCTGTGATTCAACATCATGTTGTTGACCTAACAGGCTGCGGAGACGTCTATGGGGGTAGTTTTATAGCCTGTTATATGCTCACTGAAAATGCTTTGAAGTCTGCCAATATAGCAAATAGTGTGGCAAGTATAAGTGCAAGCGACTGGAGCTTCTCGGCAATAAAAAATCTTAAATTCGGCACTCTTGAAGCCTTTCAGAAGTTTGTTGTACTCAGGCAGAGCAGGCTGAGCAAGACGCAGCGCAATCTGGAGAATTATATCTGATAATCTACTTCACAGCGATTATAACATCACCGGCAGCAACACTATCGCCTTCTGAAACAAAAATCTTTTTGACTTTTCCACTGCGGGTGGCAACTATATCGTTCTGCATCTTCATGGCTTCAAGCAGGGCAACCACATCATCCTTCTTAACCCTGTCTCCTTCCTTTGCTTTGATTTTTACAATCATACCCTGCATGGGTGAGACTATGGCACCTTCAATCTTCTCCGCCTTTTCTTCATGCTTTGCTTCTGATACATCAACAAAACCACCAAGAGGCTTAACCCTGACAAAGAACTCCTCGTCATCAATCTCAACTTTGAACTCGGTTGGTATTCCTTTCTCCCTATCCTTTTCTTCTTCATCTGGAGGTTTGAGGGGTTCCTCTATGAACTCACCTTTCAGAAACCTGGGAGCTATGGAGGGATATAGGGCATAGGTAAGAATATCTTCTTCCTGTTTGACAATTCCCAGCTTT of the archaeon BMS3Bbin15 genome contains:
- a CDS encoding aminoimidazole riboside kinase, whose amino-acid sequence is MDVVSVGHASIDRVEINGMRKKQPGGAGIYSAMAANIFVDSAVVSRVGTDFPGGFFTNLHGIGIDIAGIKQVSGKSTFFDISYNENNQAVYNTYSLGVGVHIRPEDIPKKHLTAGAFHIAPMAASKQRAFVEFLRENTYGLISLNTHAAYFARYRKELLGLIPDVDIFTINDEEAMLLTKTKSIEQAINAFKKLEANIAVITMGVYGSVVIEKGEINFSPSVIQHHVVDLTGCGDVYGGSFIACYMLTENALKSANIANSVASISASDWSFSAIKNLKFGTLEAFQKFVVLRQSRLSKTQRNLENYI